One Echinicola strongylocentroti DNA window includes the following coding sequences:
- a CDS encoding DUF349 domain-containing protein, whose translation MEHPYGYIKDDKVYLKGFLNQEDRVIGEVKENEASTIKYFEDRFELAKKKVADLKKDIEENQNKGSFLMKLVHLRESLMQYDALGDFVPLIDELNEREEYLNEIIQANRERNLEIKRELIEEAQVLMNDTDWKATSEKFRDLKLRWIKTGPVSPELRDEIEGSFKETTDTFFENRKNYFEGLALQAEENIKVYESLVEQAREAFNMQDVKQAFEISKRIQKQWKESGKVPAEKRQPLWDEFSRLNNKIFGRFKRTMQNKPRQGGGGYNSPPSRLRPFEVVKKIEKLAESMRDLSLGETTPEKISRAKRLQAEWKSLPPKKPREAQQYSRLFVFFTDIVFEKSFLHKLARSKFDNYYEMDEQEQRQVKINIMKDLISRDEKELETVKENSENFRSHESDFETMLYRKISAYKRKLDVKNHILKELSNK comes from the coding sequence ATGGAGCATCCATACGGATACATAAAAGACGACAAAGTTTATTTAAAAGGTTTTTTGAATCAGGAGGACAGAGTGATTGGAGAGGTCAAGGAAAACGAAGCCTCTACGATCAAGTACTTTGAAGATCGGTTTGAACTAGCGAAGAAGAAAGTAGCAGACCTTAAGAAAGACATCGAAGAAAATCAAAACAAAGGGTCCTTTTTGATGAAGCTGGTTCACTTAAGGGAATCCTTGATGCAATATGATGCATTGGGGGATTTCGTTCCCCTGATTGATGAGCTTAACGAACGGGAAGAATACCTCAATGAAATCATCCAAGCCAATCGCGAAAGGAACCTGGAGATCAAACGGGAACTGATCGAAGAGGCCCAAGTATTGATGAACGACACTGACTGGAAGGCCACGTCAGAAAAGTTCAGGGACCTCAAGCTTCGCTGGATCAAAACAGGCCCAGTATCTCCTGAGCTGAGGGATGAGATCGAAGGATCCTTTAAGGAGACTACCGACACTTTTTTTGAAAACCGGAAAAACTACTTTGAAGGACTGGCCCTACAGGCCGAAGAGAACATCAAAGTGTATGAATCCCTTGTGGAACAAGCCAGGGAAGCATTTAACATGCAAGATGTAAAGCAAGCCTTCGAAATCAGTAAACGTATCCAAAAACAGTGGAAGGAGTCCGGAAAGGTACCTGCAGAAAAAAGGCAGCCGTTATGGGATGAGTTTTCGCGGTTAAACAACAAGATTTTTGGTCGCTTCAAGCGCACCATGCAAAACAAGCCTCGTCAGGGTGGGGGCGGGTACAATAGCCCTCCATCTCGTTTGCGGCCATTTGAAGTAGTAAAAAAAATAGAAAAGCTGGCCGAATCCATGAGGGATCTTTCTCTGGGTGAAACCACACCGGAAAAAATCTCCAGAGCAAAAAGGCTACAGGCGGAATGGAAATCACTCCCTCCTAAAAAACCTAGGGAAGCACAACAATATTCAAGATTGTTCGTCTTCTTTACTGATATTGTTTTTGAAAAATCTTTCCTTCATAAGCTTGCAAGATCCAAATTTGATAACTACTATGAAATGGACGAGCAGGAACAACGGCAAGTTAAAATCAATATCATGAAAGACCTGATCTCCCGAGATGAGAAAGAACTGGAAACGGTAAAAGAAAACTCGGAAAATTTCCGGTCACATGAAAGTGATTTTGAAACCATGTTATATAGAAAAATAAGTGCGTATAAAAGGAAGCTAGATGTAAAAAATCATATTCTAAAGGAACTTTCAAACAAATAG
- a CDS encoding DUF2795 domain-containing protein yields MYWTLELASYLEDAPWPATKDELIDYAIRTGTPLEVVENLQELEDDGEPYENIEEIWPDYPTKDDFFFNEDEY; encoded by the coding sequence ATGTATTGGACGTTAGAATTAGCATCTTACTTGGAAGATGCCCCATGGCCAGCTACTAAAGATGAATTGATTGACTACGCTATTCGTACGGGAACTCCTCTTGAAGTAGTAGAGAATCTTCAGGAACTTGAGGACGATGGCGAGCCGTATGAAAATATCGAAGAAATCTGGCCTGATTATCCAACAAAAGACGACTTCTTCTTTAATGAAGATGAATATTAA
- a CDS encoding LytR/AlgR family response regulator transcription factor — protein sequence MIKTIIIDDEPLAAQLVEEYLEGFPDFKVVAICQDGFQGLKAIHQYEPDLIFLDVQMPRINGFEMLELLEHPPAVIFSTAFDEYAVKAFDNHAVDYLLKPFSQSRFEAAIKKFSLQESGASVQQLLASKGQMIQEEFASRIVLKEKGEIKVIPVNEVAFFEANDDFVNIHIKGKKYLKNRTLKFLESVLDPRKFVRVHRSYLVNIAEITSVEPYQKEGNVLRLRRGDTIPVSRSGMTKLKSVLGV from the coding sequence ATGATCAAAACGATAATAATTGACGATGAGCCATTGGCGGCACAGCTTGTAGAGGAGTACCTTGAGGGGTTTCCGGATTTTAAAGTAGTAGCCATTTGTCAAGACGGTTTTCAGGGGTTGAAGGCAATCCACCAGTACGAACCTGATTTGATATTCTTGGATGTTCAGATGCCCCGTATCAATGGTTTTGAAATGTTGGAGCTGCTTGAGCATCCGCCAGCGGTGATTTTCAGTACTGCTTTTGATGAGTATGCGGTTAAGGCTTTTGATAATCATGCCGTAGATTATTTGCTCAAGCCTTTTTCCCAGTCCCGTTTTGAGGCCGCAATAAAGAAGTTTTCTCTTCAGGAAAGCGGAGCGTCTGTCCAGCAGCTACTTGCTTCTAAAGGACAAATGATCCAAGAGGAGTTTGCGAGTAGGATTGTACTGAAAGAGAAAGGGGAGATCAAGGTGATCCCCGTGAATGAGGTGGCGTTTTTTGAAGCCAATGATGACTTTGTGAATATCCATATAAAAGGAAAAAAGTACTTGAAGAACCGCACGCTTAAGTTTTTGGAGTCAGTGCTTGATCCGAGAAAGTTTGTAAGGGTGCACCGCTCATATCTGGTCAATATTGCGGAAATCACCAGTGTGGAGCCTTATCAAAAAGAGGGTAATGTACTTCGCTTGCGGAGAGGTGATACCATTCCTGTAAGCCGAAGTGGAATGACAAAGCTGAAGTCGGTGCTAGGGGTGTGA
- a CDS encoding sensor histidine kinase, producing MVNRLLKTSYGWLKVMLVLVCFGAVNSFLLTAYGVRLGDSVVDSLVYVLLVFAGGMLLENIFRFYKPQKGNSWLWVGLPLLLGVVIVLAGELALKHLLESEWGYLTFLRESRYVRGVFVLMLFGAYTGFLIVGGQLEDQLEARRRTEMMDKLSKEAEMYHLRQQLQPHFLFNSLNSVSALVKRKPEQAREMILQLSEFLRGTIRKDPMEWVGVREEMKCLQLFLEIEKVRFGHRLEVDFFVEEETEKLMLPSLLIQPLLENAVKHGIYGRTDRVCIKILVNKIGNFLNIMISNPYDPEAVNSNGEGFGLESVKRRMYLLFGRHDLLKVKQSPELFEVNLSIPLTYDQNDNN from the coding sequence ATGGTTAACAGGCTGCTGAAAACATCGTATGGCTGGCTAAAGGTCATGCTGGTCCTTGTTTGTTTCGGGGCTGTAAATAGCTTCCTGTTGACAGCTTACGGAGTGAGGTTGGGGGATAGTGTAGTCGATAGCTTAGTGTATGTGTTGTTGGTTTTTGCAGGGGGGATGCTGCTCGAGAATATTTTCAGGTTTTATAAGCCCCAAAAAGGCAATTCTTGGTTATGGGTAGGATTGCCCCTCCTTTTGGGAGTGGTGATAGTACTTGCGGGAGAATTGGCGTTAAAGCATCTGCTTGAGTCGGAATGGGGGTATTTGACTTTTTTGCGTGAATCAAGGTATGTTCGGGGAGTTTTTGTATTGATGTTATTTGGGGCATATACGGGGTTTTTGATTGTTGGAGGACAGCTGGAAGATCAGCTGGAAGCTAGGAGAAGAACAGAAATGATGGATAAGTTGTCCAAGGAGGCTGAGATGTACCATCTCCGTCAGCAGCTCCAGCCCCATTTTTTGTTCAATAGCCTGAATTCTGTCAGTGCCCTGGTCAAACGAAAGCCAGAACAAGCCCGTGAAATGATACTGCAATTGTCGGAATTTTTGAGAGGGACCATTCGGAAAGATCCCATGGAGTGGGTAGGTGTTCGGGAAGAGATGAAGTGTTTGCAGCTTTTTTTGGAAATAGAAAAGGTGAGGTTTGGGCATCGATTAGAAGTGGACTTCTTTGTAGAAGAAGAAACAGAAAAATTGATGTTGCCATCGCTTTTGATACAACCGCTGTTGGAAAATGCCGTTAAGCACGGTATTTATGGGCGGACTGATAGGGTCTGCATAAAAATCCTGGTCAATAAAATAGGGAATTTTCTTAATATAATGATCAGTAACCCCTATGATCCAGAAGCGGTCAACTCCAATGGGGAGGGATTTGGACTGGAATCCGTTAAAAGAAGAATGTATTTGTTGTTTGGCCGTCATGACCTGCTTAAGGTCAAGCAATCTCCCGAGTTATTTGAAGTAAACCTAAGCATCCCTTTGACCTATGATCAAAACGATAATAATTGA
- a CDS encoding LiaF transmembrane domain-containing protein — MKNKYGRGDGGRTTTGLIVLAVGLFLLVRQLGVVVPEWIFSWPMIFVAVGLITLSKHNFQSGFGFFMLLFGGFFLLKNELEIPFGMERYMVPGGLILLGLFLLATKNRKALENFGRWCPPEPKTPYGPSKGQEKGEPFMSGEDPAAGAATSSEQADVVNSQALFCGIQKRILSKNFKGGKVSAIFGGTEIDLTQADLSENAVLSVEVAFGGVKLLMPPHWDLKMGVTNIFAGVEDKRMYPQGTGESNKVLTITGTVLFGGLDIKSY; from the coding sequence ATGAAAAATAAATATGGACGCGGAGATGGTGGCAGGACCACTACCGGATTGATAGTATTGGCTGTCGGGCTGTTCTTGCTTGTGCGACAGTTGGGCGTAGTCGTTCCGGAATGGATTTTTAGTTGGCCGATGATTTTTGTGGCTGTAGGTCTTATTACACTTTCAAAACACAATTTCCAAAGTGGATTTGGTTTTTTTATGTTGCTTTTTGGAGGGTTCTTTCTTTTAAAGAACGAACTGGAAATCCCTTTTGGGATGGAAAGATACATGGTGCCGGGTGGGCTGATTCTGTTGGGGCTATTTTTACTGGCCACTAAAAACAGGAAGGCCTTAGAGAACTTTGGAAGATGGTGTCCTCCTGAGCCAAAAACACCTTACGGGCCAAGCAAAGGACAGGAGAAGGGAGAACCTTTTATGTCCGGAGAGGACCCAGCAGCTGGTGCAGCGACCTCTTCCGAGCAGGCTGATGTTGTTAATTCCCAGGCGCTATTCTGTGGTATACAGAAGAGGATATTGTCCAAAAACTTTAAAGGAGGAAAGGTGTCTGCCATTTTTGGCGGAACTGAAATTGACCTTACCCAAGCAGACCTCTCCGAAAACGCCGTACTTAGTGTTGAGGTGGCTTTTGGCGGGGTGAAGTTACTCATGCCGCCCCATTGGGACCTGAAGATGGGGGTGACCAATATTTTTGCGGGAGTAGAAGACAAGCGGATGTATCCACAGGGAACTGGGGAATCCAACAAGGTGTTGACCATCACCGGAACGGTGTTGTTTGGGGGGCTGGATATCAAATCGTATTAA
- a CDS encoding 2-C-methyl-D-erythritol 4-phosphate cytidylyltransferase, whose protein sequence is MNRAAIIVAGGRGARMGSPIPKQYLEIGGKPVLMWTLEVFYQLDPSIKLVLVIPEVDFSFWQELCQQFGFTVPHEVVAGGMSRFQSVKNGLNSISWKDGLVAIHDGVRPFVSPEVISLGYDKAAEYGSAIAVTPLKDSIRKLTDENKSFYQERQYFRLVQTPQTFDLKMIKQAFDVTELHHFTDDATVFEHQGRQVYLIAGNYENIKITTPEDMEYAQFLLHRRKGD, encoded by the coding sequence ATGAACAGAGCAGCCATTATTGTAGCAGGAGGGAGAGGTGCCAGAATGGGCTCCCCGATACCAAAACAGTATCTTGAGATAGGGGGAAAGCCAGTGTTGATGTGGACCTTGGAAGTTTTTTATCAGTTGGATCCATCGATCAAGCTTGTCTTGGTGATTCCGGAAGTGGACTTTTCTTTTTGGCAGGAGCTATGCCAGCAGTTTGGTTTTACCGTTCCGCATGAGGTGGTGGCTGGGGGCATGTCACGTTTCCAGTCGGTAAAAAATGGACTCAATAGCATCAGCTGGAAAGATGGGTTGGTGGCCATTCACGATGGTGTCAGGCCTTTTGTTTCTCCTGAGGTGATAAGCTTGGGCTATGATAAAGCTGCAGAATATGGCAGTGCCATTGCTGTTACCCCGCTAAAAGACTCCATTCGGAAACTTACCGATGAAAACAAATCCTTTTATCAAGAAAGACAATATTTCCGTTTGGTACAAACCCCGCAAACATTTGATCTAAAAATGATCAAGCAGGCATTTGACGTGACGGAGCTTCATCATTTTACAGATGATGCTACGGTTTTTGAGCATCAGGGAAGGCAGGTGTATCTTATCGCTGGTAATTATGAGAACATCAAGATTACCACCCCGGAAGATATGGAATATGCCCAATTTTTACTCCATCGAAGAAAGGGGGATTAG
- the queA gene encoding tRNA preQ1(34) S-adenosylmethionine ribosyltransferase-isomerase QueA, whose product MKLSDFKFEVPKKLISLYPSDNRDESRLMVVHRDTGKIEHRIFKDVIEYFDEGDVFVTNNTKVFPARLYGNKEKTGAKIEVFLLRELNQELRLWDVLVDPARKIRVGNKLYFGDSDLVAEVIDNTTSRGRTIRFLFDGTDEEFYKTIDALGETPILKDFIDRKVEEEDRERYQTIYAEHVGAVAAPTAGLHFTPHLLKRLEIKGVEVSPITLHIGLGTFRQVDVEDLTKHKMDSENYDIPEKTVDLVNDALDAKRRVVAVGTTSLKTVESSVTANNRLKPSSGWTDKFIIPPYDFKIANSLITNFHLPESTLLMTTAAFGGYDLIMKAYQEAIKEKYKFFSYGDAMLIL is encoded by the coding sequence ATGAAATTATCAGATTTCAAATTCGAAGTTCCTAAAAAACTCATTTCTTTATATCCATCGGACAACAGGGACGAATCCCGGCTGATGGTGGTGCACAGAGACACTGGCAAGATAGAGCACAGGATTTTCAAGGACGTTATTGAATATTTTGATGAAGGAGATGTCTTCGTGACCAATAACACGAAGGTCTTTCCTGCTCGACTTTATGGGAATAAAGAAAAGACTGGTGCGAAGATCGAAGTGTTCTTGCTAAGGGAACTGAACCAAGAGCTTAGGCTTTGGGATGTGCTCGTCGATCCGGCCAGAAAGATTCGTGTTGGCAACAAGCTTTATTTTGGCGACAGTGATTTGGTGGCGGAAGTCATCGATAATACCACGTCACGCGGAAGGACGATACGTTTCTTGTTTGATGGTACAGATGAAGAATTTTACAAGACCATAGATGCCCTGGGAGAAACGCCCATACTAAAGGATTTTATCGACAGGAAAGTAGAGGAGGAAGACAGAGAGCGTTATCAAACGATCTATGCCGAGCATGTGGGGGCTGTGGCGGCACCGACTGCCGGACTTCATTTTACTCCTCATTTGCTGAAGAGGCTGGAAATCAAAGGAGTGGAGGTGTCTCCTATTACCCTTCATATTGGATTGGGTACATTCCGTCAGGTGGATGTGGAAGACCTTACCAAGCACAAAATGGATTCAGAAAATTATGATATTCCTGAAAAAACCGTTGATCTGGTCAATGATGCACTGGATGCCAAAAGAAGGGTAGTGGCGGTAGGAACTACTTCCCTGAAGACTGTCGAGTCTTCCGTTACGGCCAATAACAGGCTTAAACCATCCAGTGGTTGGACAGATAAGTTTATCATCCCTCCGTATGATTTTAAAATCGCCAACTCCCTGATTACCAATTTTCATTTGCCTGAGTCGACACTGTTAATGACGACAGCGGCTTTTGGAGGGTATGACCTGATCATGAAGGCCTACCAAGAGGCGATAAAGGAAAAATATAAGTTCTTCTCCTATGGAGACGCCATGTTGATACTATAA